ATCAGCCTCAAGGTGCGCAAGGCCCTATCCCGCGGAGCTAAGCTGGTGGTGATGGATCCTCGTAAGACGGAAATGGCCCAAATGGCCCATATCCACATCCAGCACCGGCCAGGATCGGACCTAGCCCTTCTCAATGCCATGGCCCAGGTGATCGTGGCCAACAAGCTTTGGGATCAAGACTATGTAGCCAGCCGCACCGAGGGGTTTGAGGAGTTTTGCGAAGTTATTAAGAAGTACACCCCCGAGGCGGTACAGGAGGTCACCGGGGTGGAGCCGGAGCTGGTGCGGCAAGTGGCCAAGGAATACGCCCGCACCGAGAAAGCTACTATCCTTTACACCATGGGAGTTACCCAGCACATTTGCGGCACCGATAACGTCCTGGCCATTGCCAACCTGGCCATGCTCACCGGTCATGTGGGCAAGGAGAATGCTGGAGTCAACCCCCTCAGAGGCCAAAATAATGTCCAGGGCGCCTGTGACATGGGAGCTTTGCCCAATGTGCTAACCGCTTATCAGCCGGTAACCAATGCCGCGGTCCGAGGCCGCTTTGAGGAGGCCTGGGGGGTGAAGCTTCCGGATAAGCCCGGGCTTACCGTGGGGGAAATGATGGATGCTGCCTACGAGGGCCGGGTAAAAGCCATGTACATCGTGGGCGAAAACCCGGTGATCAGCGATCCCAACTCCAACCATGTCAAGGAGGCCCTGAGCCGGCTGGAGTTCTTGGTGGTCCAGGACCTGTTTTTGACCGAGACCGCCCGCTTTGCTCAGGTAGTATTCCCCGCCGCCAGCTTTGCGGAAAAGGACGGAACCTTTACCAATACCGAGCGGCGGGTGCAGCGGGTGCGCAAGGCCATCGAACCGGTAGGCAAGAGCTGGCCCGATTGGCAGATAGTCTGTGCCCTGGCTACCGCCATGGGCTACCCCATGAGCTATCCGCACCCGGCAGCCATTATGGAGGAAATCGCCTCATTGACGCCTAGCTATGGTGGCATCACCTATGAGCGCTTGGACCAGGGCAGCTTGCAGTGGCCTTGCCCACACCTCGGGCATCCGGGCACTAAGGTCTTGCACCAGCAAGGGTTTGCCCGGGGTTTGGGCTTGTTTGTCCCGGTGGAATATGTGCCGCCCGACGAAGAGCCGGATGCCGAATATCCCTTGGTGCTTACCACCGGCCGGCGGCTGTTCCATTATCATACCGGTACCATGTCCCGGCGGGTGGAGGGCCTAGAAAAGATCCTCCCCGAGGAGCGGCTGGAGATCAACCCAGCGGATGCTGGCCGCCTTGGCATTCTCGATGGGGAACGGGTGCGGGTAATATCCAGGCGGGGGCGGATCGAGGTGGCAGTGCAGGTCACCGATCGGGTGCCGCCGCAAACCGTATTCGGCACCTTCCATTTCTTCGAGGCGCCCATTAATGAGCTGACCAATGATGCCCGGGATCCCAAGGCCAAGATTCCTGAGCTCAAGGTCTGCGCGGTGCGGCTGGAAAAAATTAGTTAAAGCCCAAAGCTAAGGCAAGCTAAGCGTAGGTAGCTTATCCGGAGGATGGGGCTGGGGACCTTAGCTTACAAACATGCTTCGATCTCGCTCCAGCGGCGCTCTACTTCTGAGCGGCCGGCTTCGACCAAGGCGGGTACCTTGCCGAACTCCCACAAGGATACCGGTTCGCTAATGGGCCTGAGCACCAGGTCGGCATAAGTCCCGGTAACTATTTCCGTGATCCGCCGGCCCATAACGTCGGCCGACTGGATCAGGACCTCCAGGATATTGTCGGCCGGTTTGAGCCGGGCCTGAAACCCTAGGTCGACGGCAATTACCTTTTCCGCCCCCAACCAGCGAGCCACGTCGGCCGGAGTATTGTCAACTAAGCCGCCGTCAACCAGCATCCGCCCCTGCATTTCCTTGGGAGCAAACAGTCCGGGAATGCTGATGCTGGCGCGGATGGCTTCAGCCACCCGGGCCCTGGTAATAAAAACTACCTCCGGGGGCAGGTAATGCCTCCGGCTGGATACCAGCTGGCCGGGAGCAAAGACCACCATTTCCCCGCTGTTGATGTCGACGGCTACGGCAGCGCAAGGCATGGTGAGCTGGTCGAAGGTCTTGTCGCCCAGGAGCCGGAAAAAGACCGCCTCCACCTTGTTCCCTTTTAATAAGCCCAGCGGCCAGCGCAGAAGGCGCATCAGCACCGGCTGGGTCGCTACTGCCGCCCACTTGCGGTC
This is a stretch of genomic DNA from Clostridia bacterium. It encodes these proteins:
- the fdhF gene encoding formate dehydrogenase subunit alpha, producing MVVEAGAQVRLSINGQEIVVPAGATVLEAAQAAGIDIPTLCYDPELSRPGACRLCVVEIEGFRNLPAACVTQVAEGMKVDTESEAVVEARKVNLELLLANHPLDCLTCEKAGECKLQEYAYRYGVRGSTFTGERHHYDPIEDNPFIVRDNNKCILCGKCIRVCEEVQGRAVLGFAYRGFATQVLPAMELPMEEAGCVFCGSCVSVCPVGALTERDMRGQGRRWEVNKVRTVCTYCGTGCSFDLNVKDGRVIGITSAADAEVNGRALCAKGRFGYRFIHHPDRLTQPLVRKNGELVPVSWEEALQCAAQGLARVRDSYGSDALAVLSSARCTNEENYLVQKFTRAVLGTNNVDHCARLUHSATVAGLATAFGSGAMTNPIEEIAGADFILAIGTNTTETHPIISLKVRKALSRGAKLVVMDPRKTEMAQMAHIHIQHRPGSDLALLNAMAQVIVANKLWDQDYVASRTEGFEEFCEVIKKYTPEAVQEVTGVEPELVRQVAKEYARTEKATILYTMGVTQHICGTDNVLAIANLAMLTGHVGKENAGVNPLRGQNNVQGACDMGALPNVLTAYQPVTNAAVRGRFEEAWGVKLPDKPGLTVGEMMDAAYEGRVKAMYIVGENPVISDPNSNHVKEALSRLEFLVVQDLFLTETARFAQVVFPAASFAEKDGTFTNTERRVQRVRKAIEPVGKSWPDWQIVCALATAMGYPMSYPHPAAIMEEIASLTPSYGGITYERLDQGSLQWPCPHLGHPGTKVLHQQGFARGLGLFVPVEYVPPDEEPDAEYPLVLTTGRRLFHYHTGTMSRRVEGLEKILPEERLEINPADAGRLGILDGERVRVISRRGRIEVAVQVTDRVPPQTVFGTFHFFEAPINELTNDARDPKAKIPELKVCAVRLEKIS
- a CDS encoding patatin-like phospholipase family protein produces the protein MRLALVLGGGGMKGAAHIGIIQGLEERGIRPDLIVGTSAGSIVGCLYASGMGTAQLVNLYANAQPDRVADYDRKWAAVATQPVLMRLLRWPLGLLKGNKVEAVFFRLLGDKTFDQLTMPCAAVAVDINSGEMVVFAPGQLVSSRRHYLPPEVVFITRARVAEAIRASISIPGLFAPKEMQGRMLVDGGLVDNTPADVARWLGAEKVIAVDLGFQARLKPADNILEVLIQSADVMGRRITEIVTGTYADLVLRPISEPVSLWEFGKVPALVEAGRSEVERRWSEIEACL